The segment TGGACCTTTCCCAGGGATCATTGACATCTTCGGTATTGGAGGAGGCCTATTGGAATATCGGGCCAGTCTTTTGGCTGGCCACGGCTTTGCCACATTGGCTCTAGCTTATTATGACTTTGATGATCTTCCCAAGAAATTTGACATGATACACCTGGAGTATTTTGAAGAAGCCCTGTGCTACATGCTTCAACACAGCCAGGTTCTCCTGATGTCCTTCATCATTCTCTTCAGGACCACCCCCAGAGAGCTGTCCCTTTGCACTCACCTGCTGAGTGCACTGGTGCTGCTCTGTGCTTCTTTCACAGAGATTTCTTTCAGAGACTTCCTTGGTTTTAGCGCCTAAAGTACCATTCCCTTTCTTTGTCAGATGGGTTAATAGTGCAGAATTCATTGTAAAATTCATGTGAAGTTTTATTTCAACATATTAGGTAGTGATACGAAAATTTCTTTTGAGAGAAAGTGGAGTTTCTAATTTTTTCACTTtgaatgctttttaatatttttctgatagGAGGGTATGTTCTCAGATGATTGAAACTTGTCCACCCATTTCAGAAGATAGGAACTCCTTAATTGGACTCTGCAGTCGTACTTTGCTTCTGTTAAGTTAACcattttttagtatatatttagAAGTGGTCTGATAATGATTCACTTCTTGTAACAGACTTAGATACCGAAGAACATAAGGCTCTGAACTTGCCAGGCTCCATGACTCAGCATTCtctagtgtctgactctctggaagTTTGCAAACCATCCTCATGGCTCAGtcaagtaaagaatctgtctggaatgcaggtttgacccctgagtgggggaaattccctggaagtggccaccctctccagtattcttgcctggagagtctcatggacagaggagcctggcaggctacagttcttagCAACTAAGCCATCATCCCAAATTTACCATTGAATTTGTTTGCCATGTGTCCAGCAAGATAGTCTTTATATGGGAAGAAACTCCTCTGTAAACTGAGGTTGAGTGTCTTGTGGCCAGTTTACAAATTAAAGCTAGCAGCATCTCTAGTTgcatttagaaaaacatttttcccTTGGGTAAGTTCTTGACtcttgtctcttcttttcttccagaTAAAGGGCACACGCATTGGGCTTCTGGGCATTTCTTTAGGGGCTGATATTTGTCTCTCCATGGCCTCATTTTTGAAGAACATCTCAGCCACAGTTTCCATCAATGGATCTGGGTTCAGTGGACACAGAGTCATACACTACAAGGACAGCAACATTCCACCACTGGGCCATGACCTGAGGCGAGTGAAGGTAGCTTTCTCTGGCCTCCTAGACATTGTGGATATAAGGAATGATATTATAGGGGGATGTGAGAACCCCTGCATGATTCCAATAGAGAAGGCCCAGGGGCCCATCCTCTTCATTGTTGGTCAGGATGACCATAACTGGAGGAGTGAGCTTTATGCCCAGATAGCCTCTGAACGGTTACAGGCCCATGGAAAGGAAAAACCCCAGATCATCTCTTATCCTGGGACCGGGCACTACATTGAGCCTCCTTATTTTCCCATGTGCCCAGCTTCTTTGCACAAATTATTGGACAAACCCGTGATGTGGGGTGGGGAGCCCAGGGCTCATTCTAAGGCCCAGGTAGATGCGTGGAAGGAAATTCTAACCTTCTTCACCAAACACCTTGGACCTTCCCCCAAATTGTAATATACTGCTCTGTTACTGATAGGAGAGAGAGATTCAAGGTTGGATTTTAGTGTTTAATAATCTTATCTGTCCCCTGAACAACACTAAATTCATGTCATTggtattaatgagatattttaggTAACTTTgtggatttttatttcattataaattttTCTAATGTAATGCATGCCTATTGTTGAAGATTCAATAGAGGTATATAATACAAAATAGTAAAAAGTATCTGTACttttaagatttgtgtttccatctaaatttttttttacttaacatttttagTCACAGAACTACTGGGTTACTTTTTCCATCACTGGGAGAGAATGGCCATTCAGTGTTTGCCAGTGGTTCAATTACTGATAACAGTAGAATTTTCATTGGCTAAAGTATATACAGAGGTGTTGATAGAAGGAAAGCCAGACTGACCTGACTTTTTCCTCATGGAGATTAAAGAGGAGCTCCCTGGGAGGGGGAGTTACAGTAAGAAGGAGCACCAGGGGCTTCCTTcatggtcagtggttaagaatccacctttcaatggaAGGAACACCATtttgatccccggtccaggaagatcccacatgcctggggcagctagtccatgtgccacaactactgaagcctgcaaaCCTAGAGCTCTTGATCCATAACAGTAGaggctactgcaatgagaagtccacataCTGCAAACAGAGAGTAGCCCTCGCTCACCCCAACTATAGAAAGCCCATgcccagcagcaaagacccagcgcaaccaaaaaataataaaaataaaaaaataaggggAATATCTGACTCTAGAATAGTTTAGTCAAACTCTGTTACAAAGgtgagtcattcagttcagttcagttgctcagttgtgtccgactctttgcgaccccatggactgcagcatgccatgcttccctgtccatcaccaactcctgaaggatgctcagattcatgtctatcgagtcagtgatgccatccaaccatctcatcctctgtcatccccttctcctcctgccttcagtctttcctagcatcagggtcttttccagtaagtcagctctttgcatcaggtggacagagtattggagcttcagcttcagcatcaatccttccaaagtcATCAGTCCAAAGGTGAGTGACTATAACCTATTTTCCTTCTTGCTTCCTGGTTCTAAGAACAAACTTTGGAAACTCATATTGTGACATTCCTAGAGGCATCATCACTTTCCCTGACAACAAAGCTACAAAGTGTTATGTAGGTTTATTTGAAGAGACAATGGTtgagaattttcaaaaattgaagaCATCAACCACATAGTCCAGAAGCACTATATCTTGGTTCAGCCTTCTCACAAAATACCATAGATggaatggcttaaacaacagacatttctcacagttctggaggctgggaagtccaagatcaaggttctgGCAGATTCAGTTCCTGGTGGGGGCCTCTTCTGGCCGAGAGAcagctgccttctccctgtgtcttcaacTGGCGGGGAGAGAAAGGTGGAGCTCCAGTTTCACTTCCTCATttcataaggacactaatcccatcatggagGCCTCACTCTCCTGACCCCATTTAAACCTAACAACTTTGCAATGGCCCACCTTCcaataccatcacactggagtttcagattgCAACATCGAGTTTTGAGGGCACACATTCAGTTCATGACACCTATAAACCTCAAGCTagttaaatacaaagaaagctgTATTTAACACATTATAGAAAAATTGTTTGAGCaggttttaaataatttgtttgtttatatatcattattcttggctgtgctgggtctccgtggctgtggcttttctctagttgcagcaaactGGGGTTCTATATGCTCTAGTTGTGCTAcatggcttctcactgtggtggcttctctcattgaagagcatgggctcttgggcacatgggcttcagtagttgcagcatgcgggctcagtagttgctgctcccaggctctagagcacaggctaaatAGCTGTGGAACACAGGCTTAGCCACTCTGAGGCATGTGTGATCTgcccagaccaaggatcgaacccatgtctcctgcattggcagtcggtttctttaccactaagccaccagggaagccctgtgcaggtttaaaaaaaaaactaccctgTGCAGGTAGAATTTATAGCATAGAATTTATAACAAAATTCATTGCCACTTCTGGCACAAAGAGGCGGGAGATCTTGCCCGCTCCCCTCAATACTTATGGATTTCTGACTGCTTCAGTTAGTACTGAACTGATGCTTTGTGACTTCAGAACGTAGGTCATAAAGGCCATGAAGTATCCACCTTGTTTGCTGGGAACACTTGCTCTTAAAGTGCTGAGCCCCCTATGAAGCTTGACAAACTTGAGGCTGTGATGCTATCGTGtgtatatgctaagttgcttcagtcatttccaactctttgcgacctatggactgttcggttcagttcagtcgctcagtcgtgtccgactctttgcgacccgatgaatcacagcacaccaggcctccctgtccatcaccaactcccggagttcacccaaactcatgtccattgagtcaatgatgccatccagccatctcattctctgtcgtccccttctcctctgcccccaatccctccccaatcagtcttttccaatgagtcaactcttcgcatgaggtagccaaagtactggagtttcagctttagcatcattccttccaaaggatacccaggactgatctccttcagaatggactggttggatctccttgcagtccaagggactctcaagagtcttctccaacaccacagttcaaaagcatcaattcttcggcactcaactttcttcacagtccaactctcacatccatacatgaccacaggaaaaaccatagccttgactagacagacctttgttggcaaagtaatgtctctgcttttgaatatgctatctaggttggtcataactttccttccaaggagtaagcgtcatttaatttcatagctgcaatctccatctgcagtgatttttgagccccccaaaataaagtctgacactgtttccactgtttccccatctatttgccatgaagtgatgggaccagatgccatgatcttagttttctgaatgttgagctttaagccaactttttcactctcctctttcactttcatcaagaggcttcttagctcctcttcactttctgccataaggatggtgttgtcatctgcatatctgaggttattgatatttttcctggcaatcttgattccagcctgtgcttcttccagcccagtgtttctcatgatgtactctgcaaagaagttaaataagcagggtgacaatatacggccttgacgtactccttttcctatttggaaccagtctgttgtttcatgttcagttctaactgttgcttcctgacctgcatataggtttctcaataggcaggtcaggtggtctggtattcccatctctttcagaattttccacagcttattgtgatccacacagtcaaaggctatggcatagtcaataaagcagaaatagatgtttttctggaactctctcttcctttttccatgatccagcggatgttggcaatttgatctctggttcctctgccttcctatggactgtagtcaccGATTTTCTCTAtccaggggattcttcaggcaagcctactggagtgggttaccatgcccttctccagcgatcttcctgaaccagggatcaaacccttgtctcttaggtctcctgcattggcaagcagtttctttaccactagtgccacttgtgAAGCCCCAATTCTTAGACATTCCCGTTCAAAACGTGGCGTCTGAGACACACAACAATTGCTGGCCCCACCTACCTCTTCTGAAAGCCAACTGAGAATGTGTTGCCAATTCTTTCATTGCTGCTCAGTTTACCCTCTGAgttgttctctgtatctcttgGTTCTATCCTCTGAGTTGAAACCTGTGTTtcccataaaaataattaaattaggaaaaaagCCTCCACGGTCTGTTTTCTgggcaaaatatatgaaacatctAAAGGTCtctgggagagttggactataaagaaagctgagcacggaagaattgatgcttttgaactgtggtgttggagaagactcttgagagccccttggactgcaaggagatccaaccagtccattctaaaggagatcagtcctgggtgttcattggaggcactgatgttgaagctgaaactgcaatactttggccacctgatgcagagagctgactcatttgaaaagaccctgatgctgggaaagattgagggcaggaggagaaggggatgacggaaaatgagatggttggatggcatcaccgacacaatggacatgggtttgggtggactccgggagttggtgatggacaaggaggcctggcgtgctgcggttcatggggtcgcaaagagtcggataggactgagcgactgaactgaactgaaaggtctgTTTttagacacaaatgtaaagaacagacttttggactctgagggggaaaaggtgagggtgaatgatttgagagaatagcactgaaacatgtatattaccatatgtgaaacagatcagcAGTCCAGGCTTGATgcgtgagacagggtgctcagggccagtgcacttggatgaccctgagggatagggtggggagggaggtaggaggagggttcaggatggggaacacatgtataaccatggctgattcatgcgaatctatggcaaaaaccactataatattgtaattagcctccaattaaaataaattagttaaaaaaaataaaaacaggcaaaagtaaTATATGGAAATAGAAGTCAGAGTAGTGTAGTGGATGGTCTACAAGGcaggagttttgtttttgttttatgataTTGGTGTGTTCACTGTGAAAATACATAGAgatgcactttaaaaaataaataaataaataaaggtcttattttgttttgcactctttctcttttaaacttACTGTGCTTCCACCAGAaccattttaaaaactatgtgggttttctaaaaatattagtgGAGTTCACTGTATTAGGCAATACACCACTATAAACCTGTTTGAGATAAGAATGTCTCTATCTGGGGCTTTCTGGGAGAATGCTGCAGGAAAACATCCTTAAGATTCTCATAAATTCTCTTATTTAATAGGATTTATTAGGCACACCTTAAAATGTTTAGAGGGACTTTTGTCATCCTGAAATATTCTGTGAAGCACTACCTTGAATCTTTGAGGTCTTTACAAAGGATCTTCCATAGACTCACTCTGGGCTTGACTTTGCTCTGAGATTCTATCTTACTTATAGAATAATTTACCATCTGGAGAACGTGGAAAGGAGAAACAGTATTACTGTCAAACTTGGCAAGTCCTGGTTGCTTTCTATTTagaagttcatttaaaaattattttatattggagtacagttgtgttatttcaggtgtacagcaaagcagttcagttatacacacatctattctttttcatattctttcccatacaggttatcacagaatattgagtaggttCTCTGTACTgctcagtaggtccttgttgaaaCAGCTGATTCTTTAGTTGACCTTCTCTTCTTGTATGTTTTATAATAGGCAGCAAGAAGAAGCCAGATGGCACTATCAGTACTCTGCCGGGAAATCATTTTAGCTAGAGGATTGAATTAATTAGGTATATTTTCCCCTTTTCACATTATTACAGATGTCAGTGTTTCCTCTGGCTTCCAgtgaatttattttgctttcctttaggcCTTCATAAGTCTCTTTGACTTTCACTAATGGTCTCCCCAGAGCCCTTCCAGCTTCCACCTGCCATTCAGTCCTAAAGCCAGTTGTGATTCTCATGCACGTGAATTTCTGCATGGACTGCTGAGCTTCCTCACAGTGTGATATATGGATTTCAAAAATGTGAGACCAGACCCTACAAAactattagaggaaaacataggcagaacactctctgacataaatcacagcattaACCTTTTCAATCTGtcttccagagtaatggaaataaaaacaaaaataaacaaatgagacctaattaaactcaaaagcttttgcacagcagaggaaaccataaacaaaacaaaaagacaacccattgaatgggagaaaatatttgcaaatgatgtgactggcAAAGATTGGGCTCCAAAATGTACCAACAGCTTGTATGGCTTAATATcatcaaacaaacaacccaataagtAAACAGGCAGAAAAcctcaatagacatttctctaaagatgaCAAACACATGGCCAgtgagtgaaaaagtgaaagtcgctcagtcatgcccaactctttgtgaccgcatggactgtatagtgaattctctaggcaagaatactggagtgggtagctgttcccttctccagggtatcttcccaaccagggattgaacccaggtctcctgcactgcaggtggattcattaccagttgagccacgtgggaagcccaagaatatttgagtgggtagcctatcccttctccagcagatcttcccaatccaggaattgaattggtctcctgcattgcaggcagattctttaccaactgatctatcagggaaTTCCAATATGGCCcagaggcacataaaaagatgttcagtattgctaatagagaaatgcaaatcaaaactacaatgaaatatcatatcAGTCAGAATTCCTATCATCAGAAAATCCACAGATGGGCTTCCTTtgtcgctcagtggtaaagaatccacttgccaatgcaggagacacaggtttgacccctgatccaggCAGATTCCATgagccatggagcaactaagactgttcaccacaactattgaacctggcCTCTATagtccaggagctgcaactactgagcctatatgctacagctactgaagcccacctaGAGCATgtattctgcaacaagagacgccactgcAAAAATAAGCCTCACACCGTAAGTGGAGAGTAGTTCCTATTCATTACAACTAGAAAAAAGCTCAAGCGACAATGAAGATCTAGCACAGCCAGAAAAGAGAAACCCACagataataaatactggagaagggaaccttcctacacggttgatgagaatgtaaattggtatggaGAGGTTCCtaagagaactgaaaatagagttaccatataatccagcaatcccactcctgggcatatatctggagaaaaaccaaaatttaaaaagatacatgcaccccaatattccttgcaccactgtttacaatagccaggacacggaagcgaactaaatgtctatcaacagaagaatggataaagatgtggtacgtacacataatgaaatattgctgttgttcagttactaagttctgtccaactctttgcaaccctatggactgtagcatgccaggctcctctgtccactgtctcccgaattttgctcaaattcatgtctactgagttaccatctcatcctctgttgcccccttctcctattTCCtacagcctttcccagcatcagggtctcttccaataagtctgctcttcacatcagatggccaaagtattggagcttcagcttcagccaacactccttccaatgaaatttcagagtcgatttcctttaggattgattggcttgatctaattgcagtccacgggactctcaggagtcttatccaacaccacggTTTGaaggcaccaattcttcagcactcagccttctttatgatccaactctcacatccatacatgactactggaaaaaccgtagctttgactacacagacctttgttggcaaagtgatgtgtctactttttaatatgctgtctatgtttgtcatagctttccttccagggagcaagcatcttttaatttcatggctgcaggcacagtttgcagtgagtttggagcccaggaaaataaaatctgctgctgcttccactttttcctcttctatttgccatgaagtgatgggaccggatgctatgatcatagttttgatttttttttaatgttgagtttcaagccaactttttcactctgctctttcaccctcatctagaggctctttagttcctcttcactttctgccattagagtggcatcatctacaaatctgaggttgttcatatttcgccaggcaatcttgattctagtttgtgagTCATCTGgcacagcattttgcatgatgtactctggcaaggtgacaatatacagccttgacatactcctttcccgatttggaaccagtccatttttccatgtccagttctaactgttgcttcttgacctacatataggtttcccaggaggcaggaaaagtggtctgatatccccatctctttaataatcttccacagtttgttgtgatccacacagtcaaaggctttagtgtagtcaatgatgcagaagtagatgtttttctggaactcccttgccttctccatgacccaACAAATGTTGATAATTTGGTCTGTGGTTCCTGTACCTCTTCAAAacacagcttgtacatctggaagttctttgttcatgtactgctgaagcctagcttgaaggattttgagcataaccttgctagcatgtgaaatgagtgcaattatatggtagtttcaacgtcctttggcattgcccttctttgggattggaatgaaaactgaccttttccagtcctgtggccactgctgagttttccaaatctgctgacgtgttgagtgcagcactttaatagcttcatcttttaggattttaaatagctcagctggaattccgtcaccatagtgagttcaattcagtcactcagtcgcgtctgactctttgccaccccatgaatcacagcacgccaggcctccctgtccatcaccaactcccggagttcactcagactcatgtccatcgagtcactgatgccatccagccatctcatcctctgtcgtccccttctcctcctgcccccaatccctcccagcatcagagtcttttccaatgtgtcaactcttcgtgtgaggtggccaaagtattggagtttcagctttagcatcagtcctttcaaagaaatcccagggctgatctccttcagaatggactggttggatctccttgcagtccaagggactctcaagagtcttctccaacaccacagttcaaaagcatcaattcttcggcgctcagccttcttcacagtccaactcacatccatacatgaccacaggaaaaaccataaccttgactagacagacctttgttggcaaagaaatgtctctgcttttgaatatgctatcaaggttggacataactttccttccaaggagtaagcgtcttttaacttcatggctgcagtcaccatctgcagtgattttggagccccccaaaataaagtctgacactgtttccactgtttccccatctatttgccatgaagtgatgggactggataccatgatcttagttttctgaatgttgagctttaagccaactttttcactctccactttcactttcatcaagaggcttttgagttcctcctcactcagccataaaagaaaaacgaaataatgccatttgcagcaacgtggatggacctagaaattgtcatactgactgaagtaagtcagacagagaaagacaaatatattgcTTAgttgtggaatcttaaaaaacaacaacagaaagctgatgagagaaattgaagatgatacaaacaga is part of the Bos indicus x Bos taurus breed Angus x Brahman F1 hybrid chromosome 10, Bos_hybrid_MaternalHap_v2.0, whole genome shotgun sequence genome and harbors:
- the LOC113899083 gene encoding acyl-coenzyme A thioesterase 4-like isoform X3, translating into MIHLEYFEEALCYMLQHSQIKGTRIGLLGISLGADICLSMASFLKNISATVSINGSGFSGHRVIHYKDSNIPPLGHDLRRVKVAFSGLLDIVDIRNDIIGGCENPCMIPIEKAQGPILFIVGQDDHNWRSELYAQIASERLQAHGKEKPQIISYPGTGHYIEPPYFPMCPASLHKLLDKPVMWGGEPRAHSKAQVDAWKEILTFFTKHLGPSPKL
- the LOC113899083 gene encoding acyl-coenzyme A thioesterase 4-like isoform X2; the encoded protein is MGCDCASGMTVTVTLEPAGRCRWDEPVRIAVRGLAPGQPVTLRASLRDEKGALFRAHARYCADATGLLDLERAPALGGSFAGLEPMGLFWALEPEKPFWRFLKRDVQTPFVVELEVLDGHEPKAQRLLGRAVHERDFLAPGVRREPVRAGRVRATLFLPPGSGPFPGIIDIFGIGGGLLEYRASLLAGHGFATLALAYYDFDDLPKKFDMIHLEYFEEALCYMLQHSQIKGTRIGLLGISLGADICLSMASFLKNISATVSINGSGFSGHRVIHYKDSNIPPLGHDLRRVKVAFSGLLDIVDIRNDIIGGCENPCMIPIEKAQGPILFIVGQDDHNWRSELYAQIASERLQAHGKEKPQIISYPGTGHYIEPPYFPMCPASLHKLLDKPVMWGGEPRAHSKAQVDAWKEILTFFTKHLGPSPKL